The following nucleotide sequence is from Pseudarthrobacter psychrotolerans.
TCCGAAACGCATACGCTCAACCTGGGCGATGTCAGCGCCGTGCTGCTCCGCGTGGCCAAGGTCATGGTCGGCGTAGAGGCAGCCACTGCCGCGGTCCTGACCGGGCGTTTCTGGCTGGCCTACGACCAGAATCCGGGCACGGCGCTGTGGCACGGCGTGTTCCACGCCGTCTCGTCGTTTAACAATGCCGGCTTCGCGCTGTACAGCGACAACCTCATCGGCTTCGCGGAGGACCCTTGGATCATCGTCCCCATCTGCCTGGCGATCATCGGAGGCGGCCTCGGGTTCCCGGTCATCATCCAACTGCTCCGGGGAAACCTCAAAGCCAGCAACTGGAGTGTCCACCTCCGCCTCACCATCTACGGCACTCTGCTGCTCCTGACCCTGGGCATCACGCTTTTCGCGGCATTCGAATGGAACAGGGACGAAACACTCGGCGGCCTGTCCCTGACCGGCAAGCTGCTGGGTTCCCTCGCCGGAGGTGTTTTCCCCCGCACCGCCGGCTTCAACAGCATCGACTACGGCGTAGCGTCACCTGAAACGCTCATGGTGACCAACATCCTGATGTTCATCGGCGGCGGCAGCGCCGGCACCGCCGGCGGCATCAAGATCACCACGTTCCTGGTACTGGGTTTCTCCATCTGGAACGAGGTCCGCGGCCGCGACGAGGTGACCATCGCCCACCGCTCCATCAGCGCCTCCTCCCAGCGTCAGGCCCTGTCCGTGGCGCTGCTGGGTGTGGCCGCAGTGGTGGGCGGCACCCTGGCGCTGTTGATGCTGACCGACTACAGCCTGGAAAAAGTACTGTTCGAAGCCATCTCCGCGTTCGGAACCGTGGGGATGAGCACCGGCATCACCTACAACCTCCCACCGTCGGCCGAATGGGTGCTTATGGCCCTGATGTTCATCGGCAGAATCGGCACCGTGACGGTCGCGTCCGCTCTGGCATTGTCCTCACGACCACGCCTCTACAGCCTGCCTGAGGAACGCCCCATCATCGGCTGATAGGCAGTCCCGTACGGACGCAATGCCATGGCCGTTGGTTATGAAACGTCGGGCTTCCCGAAAACAGGCAAGAGAAAAGCCCCCTAACCCAACGTTTCCGCAGGTCAAAAGGGCCTTCTTTGTGGAGGTTCTGCAGGCGTACTCCAGCAGGGGTCGCCACTACGCAACTCGCTTCGACAAGCTCCTGGAAGCCACTAATAAATCAACGACAGTCCGAAAGCCGCGAAAGCCCCAGGCAAAGTCATCTGCCAAGATTGTCCACCGACTGACCGCTATAGATCAAGCCGACATCGCCGCTCGCTACCAACAAGGCTGGTCGTCCCGCCAGCTCGCCGAAGTCTACAGCGTCTCCAAGACCAGCATCGTCGCCCTGCTTCGAGAAGCTGGCGTCCCGATTCGGCGGCAAGGTCTCAGCGACTCCTATGTGCAGGAGATTACCAAGCACTACGCAGCTGGCGCTTCACTGGCTGCCATTGGCAACGCATATGGCGTCTCGGCCGACACGGTCCGCAAGCTTCTCCTCAAGCATGGAATTACGCTGCGGAATCCGTGGGACCATCCGACGGTTCTGTCGTCTACGGAGCAGCTGCACAGTTAGTTTGCGCACCGCCAGTATAGAATCCCAGCGCCTTTGTTTGATAATTCCAGTAGAATATCTGGTAGCCAGTTCCCGACTCACAGGTGACATAAGTAAGCGTGTTCGGCGTAGATGTCGCGACAGGGAATGGAGGTATAAACGTAATGTTTGTCACGTAATAGGGCTGAGATGCAGCGCCCGCACCTGTCATTTGCGTAAGCGTCGTTGGATAAGTGCCCTTGTCGACACTGTACAACTCTATCTTCTTTATGAGACCGGTTGAGGTCGCCTGTGCGTTGCTTGTTTTTGCTCTATCTTGTACGCCGTTATACGCCACAATAGTAATCGCCGCCAAAATCCCAATAACGACAATCACAATCAGCAGCTCAACGATTGTAAAGCCTCGTCGACTATTTCGTTCAGTTGGTAGATTTTTTGTTTGTGCCCACATTTCTAGGCTGAATTATGTGGCATAAGCGGTATCATGTCAAGAAAAAAGGCGACTCAAGCTAATTAATTAAAACAGCTTCTCGGCCACTATTCGGCTGTAGGATGTAACTGTTGTAACAAATCACCTTACCCGTATCCATTTGGCAACAAAAGAACCTGTCGTAACAGGTTCGAATAAGCACTCTAAGGTATGGTCCTGGTGGAGGTTCTGCAGGCGTACTCCAGCAGGGTTCGCCACTATGAAGGTCGCTTCGACAAGATCCTGGCCGCAAACCAAAAAACGCCTCCTTCCCGAAAACCGCGCCAGCGCAGGGAAAAGTCCTCCGCCAAGCTTGTTCATCGACTCACCTTCGAGCAGGTTACAGGGCTCTTCAAGGTTCCCGGGGAATGGTCTGCTGAGATGATTGCTCATGCTGCCATCCGGGCTGCACTTCTCAAGAGAATACGCGATTTGTAATTGATTGGGTTGCGGTAGCCGCGGGCGGTTCGTTTGATGTGTTTTATCGCGGTGTTGTTGGCTTCTACTTTGGCTGTTGTAGCGCCGGTGACGATGAGGACTTCGATCTCGGCCCACCAGCGGCACACGGTCCGGTAGAGCCTGTTCGTCTCCGGCATCGCGGCCCGTTCCACCAGGTCGGCGAGGGCAGTCTTCGCGGCGGCTGCGTCCTCGAGGGACCCGGTGGAGAGCAGGGTGCGGAGTTGTTCCTTGACCTGCCAGGCGGCCTGGAGGCTGCCGGTCGGATCGTCGGCAGCGAACACGCCCGCCAACCGGTGATGTCCACGTTCTGAGAGGTTCTCGTTGGCCTTCAGCAGCAGCATCCGGTTCGCCCACGCCGGGTCCGTGGTCCTGCCCCGCCGGCCCCGAACCTGCTGGGACAGGCCCTGACGGACGGTGGTGAGCATGTCGTTGGCCAGCATCGTCACGTGGAAAAGATCCACCGAGACCGCCGTGCGCGGCAACCACATCCGTAGTGCTTTCCGGAAGGCCGCGGACGGGTCGATCGCGACGACCTGCACCCCAAGCCGCCAGTCCAGTGGCCGGGCGAAGAGCCAGTTCCCGACGCCCTTGTGGTCACGTCCGTCCACGATGCCCAGGACCTGGCCGGTGTCCAGATCCACGATCGTTGTCATCCAGGGCTCGTACCGGATCCATGCCTTGGTGCCGGGGTCCTGGAAGAACCGCACGGACCGGTACCGGTGCTCATCGATGCCCAGCATCCTGGGTGCCAGCAGGTCCACGTCCGGCAGGCGCAGGGCGGCGTCGCCGATGATCTGCTGGACCAGCCACCACGAGATCCCGAACGCCACGGCGGTCTCGGACACTGCCCGCCCCGAGGTGATGACCGCCTCCAGCACCGACTGCCGTAGCCGCCGCGTCGACCGGGCCCGGCGCGGGACCTGCGGCGTCGCTTCGCAGAACGATTTCCGCTCGCACAAATACTCGTCACAGAACCAGCGCCGCTTGTCCCAGAGCAGCACCACCCGGCCAGCGACCGGAATGTCACGCAGCCGCTGGCAACGGCGCTCCTTCACCCGGAAGGCGACGACGCCGCAACTCGGGCAGCCCGGCGGAAATGTCGTCTCCACCGTAATGTGGCGTGCCCCGTCAGGAAGCAGCACGGCGGCCGTGACACGGTAATCAGGCAGGTTGAAGATCAAGCTGGCAGCATCATCGGCCGCCAAAGTAGGCTCTAACAAGGCTCGTGGTTCCTGTTCAGGTTGAATGCGTAGATAACACTCATCCCAGCAGGACCACGAGTCCTCTGCTAGCTACAACACGAACCTATTTCCCCGGGAACCTTGAAGAGCCGGTTACAGAGATGACCGATCGCTATCAGCAGGGTTGGTCGTCACGCCGGCTGGCTGAAGTCTACGGGGTCTCCAAGACCAGCATTGTCATTTTGCTTCGAGAAGCCGACATACCGATTCGGCGTCAGGGCCTCGGCGATTTCCAGGTAGAAGGCGTCATCGAACACTATGCAGCAGGCGCCTCATTGGCGGCTATCGGCAAGGCGCATCAGGTGTCGGCAGATACCGTTCGCAAGCTCCTCCTCGCGCAAGGGATCAAGCTGCGAAATCCGTGGGATCACCCGCATCCCGGCTCCGCTAGCTGAACCAGAGTCCGAACACCTTTGGCGCCACGTAGTCATGAAGTTCTCCGCATACCTGCATGATGTTGGTGGGAGTGGGATACACACTGGGCTCATCCAGGACCAGGTGCGAGACGTGCATGCCGCGAGCAACAACAGGCCCATCTATCAGTGGCTCGGCGACCCGGACAATCTGGTCGTCACTTGCCCCTGACGAAACCAGGTATTTAGGCGTTTCTTCGCTAAGGACAATATCCTGCTGATCAGCGGGAAAGAACGCGACATTTGCACTTCCCGCCATAGCGATGACGTTAATGTGCCGATGCTTATCGATATTGTCCAGCAAGCTGAGTCGCGAAAGTGGATGTTGTTTGGGTGTAATGGAGCTATAAGGTTGCACTGACTCGATAAGACTCAAGTCACTCGGTAACGCTCCTCCACTTTTAGCCTTCAGCGCGAGGGGCTTTGGCGGTTTTGTCTCCGCTGCTGGAAACATTGTTCCGCCCGGTCCGTCGTTCGGAATGCCACCGCCATCGATAACAAGAGCGCGGGCGTGATGATCCAGTGCAGACCGCAGATTGTGCACGAAATCACCGAAAATCAGAGCCATTTCCATGGGAGGAGGGGTGTGATTCGTTGTGACTCGATAGCCTGGAACGCTTGGGTCGGCGGTGGCTACGAGATCATAAGGCTTCGACTGGAGGTAGGTGTAATATAACCCCTCCAGCTCTTCATGGAGCCGTTTCG
It contains:
- a CDS encoding potassium transporter TrkG, which encodes MTARGAIPGVKGPVPRTKGRGPGPGRWRVKAVKGGKENAVRRALSHPVRSVPLAFLAVIILGASLLMLPAARTGSDPGADPLMAALFTSVSAVCVTGLITVDTATYWTPFGQTVILGLIQVGGFGIMTLATLLALLVRKSIGLRGQLVAQSETHTLNLGDVSAVLLRVAKVMVGVEAATAAVLTGRFWLAYDQNPGTALWHGVFHAVSSFNNAGFALYSDNLIGFAEDPWIIVPICLAIIGGGLGFPVIIQLLRGNLKASNWSVHLRLTIYGTLLLLTLGITLFAAFEWNRDETLGGLSLTGKLLGSLAGGVFPRTAGFNSIDYGVASPETLMVTNILMFIGGGSAGTAGGIKITTFLVLGFSIWNEVRGRDEVTIAHRSISASSQRQALSVALLGVAAVVGGTLALLMLTDYSLEKVLFEAISAFGTVGMSTGITYNLPPSAEWVLMALMFIGRIGTVTVASALALSSRPRLYSLPEERPIIG
- a CDS encoding prepilin-type N-terminal cleavage/methylation domain-containing protein, which encodes MWAQTKNLPTERNSRRGFTIVELLIVIVVIGILAAITIVAYNGVQDRAKTSNAQATSTGLIKKIELYSVDKGTYPTTLTQMTGAGAASQPYYVTNITFIPPFPVATSTPNTLTYVTCESGTGYQIFYWNYQTKALGFYTGGAQTNCAAAP
- a CDS encoding ISL3 family transposase translates to MAADDAASLIFNLPDYRVTAAVLLPDGARHITVETTFPPGCPSCGVVAFRVKERRCQRLRDIPVAGRVVLLWDKRRWFCDEYLCERKSFCEATPQVPRRARSTRRLRQSVLEAVITSGRAVSETAVAFGISWWLVQQIIGDAALRLPDVDLLAPRMLGIDEHRYRSVRFFQDPGTKAWIRYEPWMTTIVDLDTGQVLGIVDGRDHKGVGNWLFARPLDWRLGVQVVAIDPSAAFRKALRMWLPRTAVSVDLFHVTMLANDMLTTVRQGLSQQVRGRRGRTTDPAWANRMLLLKANENLSERGHHRLAGVFAADDPTGSLQAAWQVKEQLRTLLSTGSLEDAAAAKTALADLVERAAMPETNRLYRTVCRWWAEIEVLIVTGATTAKVEANNTAIKHIKRTARGYRNPINYKSRILLRSAARMAA